From Rutidosis leptorrhynchoides isolate AG116_Rl617_1_P2 chromosome 3, CSIRO_AGI_Rlap_v1, whole genome shotgun sequence, a single genomic window includes:
- the LOC139899327 gene encoding uncharacterized protein isoform X3 produces the protein MITILFLIGSDSSIWLRGEPTLKGNGSCYIQEERPCKSIGIGCSSTPDETLISMDAHQEHEKLTGNNSKNTQYDISNWEYQKQATNASKDNVAQHQSNMSASTSTSGTGTKSRKRYSKEKAKDADRRRRIRIAAAIDSLESSLPLSHGGNKTDIVDKCVDYIKSLQHHLKELSQNRLGGEPTSNHMMHLEVANRTHLLSNGLIWVFLFIIG, from the exons ATGATAACTATTCTCTTCCTCATTGGATCGGATTCGAGCATTTGGCTCAGGGGCGAACCTACCTTAAAGG GAAATGGGAGTTGTTACATACAAGAAGAAAGACCGTGTAAAAGCATTGGAATCGGATGCAGTTCTACACCTGATGAGACTTTAATCAGCATGGATGCCCATCAG GAACATGAAAAATTAACCGGGAATAATTCAAAAAATACGCAATATGACATAAGCAATTGGGAGTATCAG AAACAAGCAACGAATGCAAGTAAGGATAATGTTGCTCAACACCAGTCAAACATGTCAGCATCAACCTCAACCTCAGGTACCGGAACCAAATCACGCAAAAGATATTCGAAAGAGAAGGCTAAGGATGCAGATCGT CGTCGAAGAATAAGGATTGCAGCCGCAATCGACTCATTGGAGAGTTCGCTTCCGCTGTCTCATGGG GGAAATAAAACAGATATCGTTGATAAATGTGTAGACTATATTAAGTCTTTGCAGCATCACTTGAAG GAACTAAGTCAGAACAGATTGGGAGGTGAACCAACATCTAATCACATGATGCACCTTGAG GTGGCAAATCGGACACATTTACTTTCAAATGGGCTAATTTGGGTCTTCCTATTCATAATCGGTTGA
- the LOC139899327 gene encoding uncharacterized protein isoform X2 has protein sequence MITILFLIGSDSSIWLRGEPTLKGNGSCYIQEERPCKSIGIGCSSTPDETLISMDAHQKQATNASKDNVAQHQSNMSASTSTSGTGTKSRKRYSKEKAKDADRRRRIRIAAAIDSLESSLPLSHGGNKTDIVDKCVDYIKSLQHHLKELSQNRLGGEPTSNHMMHLEEYGHFLVNESTTSGPLDDIIGKLLDENPSEAAMLLKTRSFYDAYCS, from the exons ATGATAACTATTCTCTTCCTCATTGGATCGGATTCGAGCATTTGGCTCAGGGGCGAACCTACCTTAAAGG GAAATGGGAGTTGTTACATACAAGAAGAAAGACCGTGTAAAAGCATTGGAATCGGATGCAGTTCTACACCTGATGAGACTTTAATCAGCATGGATGCCCATCAG AAACAAGCAACGAATGCAAGTAAGGATAATGTTGCTCAACACCAGTCAAACATGTCAGCATCAACCTCAACCTCAGGTACCGGAACCAAATCACGCAAAAGATATTCGAAAGAGAAGGCTAAGGATGCAGATCGT CGTCGAAGAATAAGGATTGCAGCCGCAATCGACTCATTGGAGAGTTCGCTTCCGCTGTCTCATGGG GGAAATAAAACAGATATCGTTGATAAATGTGTAGACTATATTAAGTCTTTGCAGCATCACTTGAAG GAACTAAGTCAGAACAGATTGGGAGGTGAACCAACATCTAATCACATGATGCACCTTGAG GAATATGGCCATTTCCTTGTTAATGAAAGCACCACTAGCGGACCACTGGATGACATCATTGGCAAGTTGTTGGATGAAAACCCATCAGAAGCAGCCATGCTGCTAAAGACGAGATCTTTTTATGATGCCTATTGTTCCTAA
- the LOC139899327 gene encoding uncharacterized protein isoform X1 produces MITILFLIGSDSSIWLRGEPTLKGNGSCYIQEERPCKSIGIGCSSTPDETLISMDAHQEHEKLTGNNSKNTQYDISNWEYQKQATNASKDNVAQHQSNMSASTSTSGTGTKSRKRYSKEKAKDADRRRRIRIAAAIDSLESSLPLSHGGNKTDIVDKCVDYIKSLQHHLKELSQNRLGGEPTSNHMMHLEEYGHFLVNESTTSGPLDDIIGKLLDENPSEAAMLLKTRSFYDAYCS; encoded by the exons ATGATAACTATTCTCTTCCTCATTGGATCGGATTCGAGCATTTGGCTCAGGGGCGAACCTACCTTAAAGG GAAATGGGAGTTGTTACATACAAGAAGAAAGACCGTGTAAAAGCATTGGAATCGGATGCAGTTCTACACCTGATGAGACTTTAATCAGCATGGATGCCCATCAG GAACATGAAAAATTAACCGGGAATAATTCAAAAAATACGCAATATGACATAAGCAATTGGGAGTATCAG AAACAAGCAACGAATGCAAGTAAGGATAATGTTGCTCAACACCAGTCAAACATGTCAGCATCAACCTCAACCTCAGGTACCGGAACCAAATCACGCAAAAGATATTCGAAAGAGAAGGCTAAGGATGCAGATCGT CGTCGAAGAATAAGGATTGCAGCCGCAATCGACTCATTGGAGAGTTCGCTTCCGCTGTCTCATGGG GGAAATAAAACAGATATCGTTGATAAATGTGTAGACTATATTAAGTCTTTGCAGCATCACTTGAAG GAACTAAGTCAGAACAGATTGGGAGGTGAACCAACATCTAATCACATGATGCACCTTGAG GAATATGGCCATTTCCTTGTTAATGAAAGCACCACTAGCGGACCACTGGATGACATCATTGGCAAGTTGTTGGATGAAAACCCATCAGAAGCAGCCATGCTGCTAAAGACGAGATCTTTTTATGATGCCTATTGTTCCTAA